The following are encoded together in the Bradyrhizobium sp. CCGUVB1N3 genome:
- a CDS encoding EscU/YscU/HrcU family type III secretion system export apparatus switch protein: protein MSDTSEEKTHAASDKKLKDARKKGTVPHSTDLVKAVSACAGLGYLWLEASSIQGKCREALMLTDKLLNQPFNIAVDLALGVLPELALRIVGPLLGSVVICAILTAVLANGGPVFSTEPMTPKFENIDPIKGLKRIASLRSLVELGKSLFKLVCLGAIFLLVVVGAWRTLVYLPVCGMGCFDFLFTEVKLLIGIACGAFLIVGLIDLLLQRWLFLRNMRMTESEMKREHKEQQGNPELKREHHRLRREQANEPPLGVHRATLILTGGKMLVGLRYVRGETGVPVLVCRGEGEAASRLSDEARALRLSIVDDHGLVHELIRKTKLGSPIPMQYFESVARALLATGQV, encoded by the coding sequence ATGAGCGACACGAGCGAAGAGAAAACGCACGCCGCCAGCGACAAGAAGCTAAAAGACGCGCGCAAGAAAGGAACGGTTCCGCACAGTACCGATCTCGTCAAAGCCGTCAGTGCTTGCGCCGGTCTCGGCTATCTCTGGCTGGAAGCGAGTTCCATCCAGGGCAAGTGCCGTGAAGCGCTCATGCTGACTGACAAGCTGCTGAATCAGCCGTTCAATATTGCGGTCGATCTGGCGCTCGGCGTCTTGCCCGAACTTGCCCTCCGAATTGTTGGCCCGCTCCTTGGGAGTGTTGTCATCTGCGCAATTCTGACGGCAGTCCTGGCCAATGGTGGACCGGTGTTCTCCACGGAGCCGATGACGCCGAAATTCGAGAACATTGATCCCATCAAAGGGTTGAAGCGCATCGCTTCTTTGCGTTCCCTCGTCGAGCTTGGCAAGAGCTTGTTCAAGCTCGTCTGCCTCGGCGCGATCTTTCTCCTTGTCGTTGTCGGCGCGTGGAGGACACTGGTCTATCTGCCGGTTTGCGGCATGGGCTGCTTCGACTTCCTCTTCACAGAAGTGAAACTGTTGATCGGAATTGCCTGCGGCGCGTTTCTGATCGTCGGATTGATCGATCTCCTCCTCCAGCGCTGGTTGTTTTTGCGCAACATGCGCATGACTGAGAGCGAGATGAAGCGCGAGCACAAGGAGCAGCAAGGTAATCCGGAGCTGAAACGGGAACACCATCGTCTCCGGCGGGAGCAGGCGAATGAGCCCCCGCTCGGCGTGCATCGCGCAACATTGATCTTGACTGGGGGAAAGATGCTGGTCGGGCTGCGCTACGTCCGTGGCGAAACCGGCGTGCCGGTCCTGGTTTGCCGCGGTGAGGGCGAAGCGGCTTCGCGACTCTCGGATGAGGCGCGAGCCCTTCGTCTCAGTATTGTCGATGACCACGGCCTGGTCCACGAGCTTATCCGTAAGACCAAGCTTGGCAGCCCCATTCCTATGCAGTATTTCGAATCTGTCGCAAGAGCACTCCTTGCCACCGGCCAAGTCTAG
- a CDS encoding response regulator transcription factor produces MRTLLVDHETAPARVVHEALSDCGFAVDVTCTLDEAAAAFGCARYDILLLELLLPDGDGLEWLKQLRRDGYSMPAVMMSSLNELGRRIAIFNGGADDFLPKPVSTDELIARMRATLRRSTQMTAPVVTFGNLRFDPIGRQASVNGRPLKIARREVCILEHLLSRAGRTVVRASLEDGLYAFDNEVSTNALEVGIYRLRGHLSQSGATLRIKTARGIGYVLELKGAASAA; encoded by the coding sequence ATGCGAACGCTACTGGTTGATCATGAGACGGCCCCAGCTCGCGTTGTACACGAAGCGCTCTCGGACTGCGGTTTTGCCGTTGACGTAACGTGCACGCTCGATGAGGCCGCCGCCGCCTTTGGTTGTGCCCGCTATGACATCCTTCTCCTCGAGCTGCTTCTACCGGATGGAGACGGCTTGGAGTGGCTGAAGCAGTTGAGGCGCGACGGATATTCGATGCCTGCCGTGATGATGAGCAGCCTTAACGAGCTCGGTAGGCGGATCGCGATTTTCAATGGCGGTGCGGACGACTTCCTGCCCAAGCCCGTGTCTACGGATGAACTCATCGCACGGATGCGCGCCACTCTGCGCCGATCAACGCAAATGACGGCCCCCGTCGTTACTTTTGGCAATCTAAGATTCGATCCGATCGGTCGGCAGGCCTCCGTTAATGGTCGGCCGCTGAAGATCGCGCGCCGCGAAGTGTGCATTCTTGAGCATCTGCTCAGCCGCGCAGGCCGCACCGTCGTGCGCGCGTCATTGGAGGATGGCCTCTATGCGTTTGACAACGAGGTTTCGACCAATGCGCTTGAGGTCGGAATCTATCGTTTACGCGGTCATTTGAGTCAGTCCGGCGCAACGCTACGGATCAAAACCGCGCGCGGGATCGGCTACGTCCTTGAATTAAAAGGCGCGGCGTCGGCCGCGTAG
- a CDS encoding type II and III secretion system protein family protein, whose product MNIVFDKHAGVRRVSIAVSALLSAFLPCLSHLLCVVVLLCPLAAAAQIKRNDGGGPPRTAPDGISGTLTLSSSLGKTIHLPAPAASIFVADPTIADYQAPSNNTIFVFGKKSGRTSLFALNENGEALAELRVVVTQPIEDLRATLKAQVGDYPIQVSYTPRGAILSGTAPNAEIVDSAMKVTEQFLGAGALVVNKIQVAGSLQVNLSVRVAEVSRSAMKELGVNLSASGQAGPFTLGLVSGSGGGNGAAQGGGTARIGVNTGNVNVSAVLDAMAHEHLASVLAEPNLTAMSGESASFLAGGEFPIPVLQDNRQVSVEFRHFGVSLEFVPTVLSNNQINIRVKPEVSELSTQGAVTINGISVPALSTRRANTVVELASGQSFAIGGLIRRNFSTDITTFPWLGDVPILGALFRSSSFQQEETELVIIVTPYVVRPRSNTRPMSAPTDRIAPPSDLARSLTNTMATRPPGRGAPPTSVPSTTRGGGHIIE is encoded by the coding sequence TTGAACATCGTTTTTGATAAGCATGCGGGCGTCCGTCGCGTATCGATCGCTGTGAGCGCCCTTTTATCCGCCTTTCTTCCTTGTCTTTCGCATCTTTTGTGCGTGGTCGTTCTGCTATGCCCGCTCGCGGCCGCAGCTCAGATCAAGCGGAATGATGGAGGGGGGCCGCCGCGTACGGCTCCTGACGGCATTAGCGGGACACTGACCCTTTCCTCTTCGCTCGGTAAGACAATTCATCTGCCCGCGCCAGCTGCGAGCATCTTTGTCGCCGATCCTACGATCGCGGACTATCAGGCGCCGTCGAACAATACCATCTTCGTTTTTGGCAAAAAATCGGGACGGACCAGCTTGTTCGCACTGAACGAGAACGGGGAGGCTCTCGCTGAGCTGCGTGTTGTCGTCACGCAGCCGATCGAGGATTTGCGCGCCACGCTGAAAGCACAGGTCGGCGACTATCCGATCCAGGTCAGTTATACCCCGCGCGGCGCCATCCTTAGCGGTACGGCGCCCAATGCGGAGATCGTCGATAGCGCAATGAAAGTGACTGAGCAATTTCTCGGCGCCGGCGCGCTCGTCGTCAACAAGATCCAGGTGGCTGGGTCATTGCAGGTCAATCTGAGCGTGCGCGTGGCGGAGGTCTCCCGGAGCGCCATGAAGGAGCTCGGCGTCAACCTCTCCGCTTCCGGTCAAGCTGGCCCTTTCACGCTCGGCTTGGTCAGTGGCAGTGGCGGCGGTAACGGCGCGGCGCAGGGCGGCGGTACGGCAAGGATCGGAGTCAACACTGGCAATGTCAACGTCAGCGCCGTACTCGATGCAATGGCCCACGAGCACCTCGCTTCCGTACTTGCTGAACCGAACCTCACCGCAATGTCCGGCGAATCCGCCAGCTTCCTGGCCGGCGGCGAATTTCCCATTCCGGTCTTGCAGGACAATCGGCAGGTCTCCGTCGAGTTTCGTCACTTCGGCGTCAGCCTGGAGTTCGTGCCGACCGTTCTCAGTAACAATCAGATCAACATCCGCGTGAAGCCCGAAGTCAGCGAACTATCGACACAAGGTGCTGTCACCATCAACGGCATCTCCGTGCCGGCTCTCTCCACCCGGCGTGCCAACACGGTCGTCGAGCTCGCCAGCGGCCAAAGCTTTGCAATCGGTGGGCTCATTCGGCGCAACTTCAGCACTGATATTACGACTTTCCCTTGGCTCGGCGACGTGCCGATTCTTGGTGCGCTGTTTCGCTCATCCTCATTTCAACAGGAGGAGACGGAACTCGTGATTATCGTCACGCCCTACGTCGTGCGGCCACGATCGAACACGAGGCCGATGAGTGCCCCCACCGACCGCATCGCACCGCCCTCAGACCTCGCGCGAAGTCTGACGAACACGATGGCAACTCGCCCGCCTGGTCGCGGTGCTCCCCCGACCAGCGTACCAAGCACGACACGGGGTGGCGGCCATATCATCGAATGA
- a CDS encoding IS3 family transposase (programmed frameshift), with product MTKRSRRTHSPAFKAKVALAAVKGEKTLAELAQLFDVHPNQITTWKTQLLEGAAGVFGQDNGPAEAPVDLKALHAKIGELALENGFFVRRAHQGGPAERKAMIDRDHDLSVVRQAKVLNLARSTVYYEPRPVSAEDLVLMRRLDELHLDYPFAGARMLRSLLQREGMQIGRRHVATLMKRMGIEAIYRRPNTSKPAPGHKIYPYLLRGLKIERPNQVWAMDISYIPMRRGFVYLAAVVDVFSRRVLVHRVSITMETIFCVEALQEALAKHGRPEIFNTDQGSQFTSLDFTGVLLDANIAISMDGKGAWRDNVFVERLWRTVKYEEVYLRAYDSVLEARASISKYLAFYNRGRPHSSLDERTPDEAYFGAQTMVTAA from the exons ATGACGAAGAGGAGTCGCCGGACGCATTCTCCGGCATTCAAGGCAAAGGTGGCTTTGGCGGCCGTGAAGGGGGAGAAGACGTTGGCCGAGCTGGCGCAATTGTTTGATGTCCATCCGAACCAGATCACGACCTGGAAGACCCAACTCCTGGAAGGCGCCGCCGGAGTGTTTGGGCAGGACAACGGACCGGCCGAGGCGCCGGTCGATTTGAAGGCGTTACATGCCAAGATCGGCGAGCTTGCGTTGGAGAACG GATTTTTTGTCCGGCGCGCTCACCAAGGCGGGCCTGCTGAGCGCAAAGCGATGATCGACCGCGACCATGATCTGTCTGTCGTGCGCCAGGCGAAGGTCCTGAACCTTGCCCGCAGTACGGTTTACTATGAACCTCGGCCGGTTTCGGCCGAGGACCTTGTCTTGATGCGCCGGCTCGATGAGCTGCACCTCGATTATCCCTTCGCAGGGGCGCGCATGCTGCGATCGCTGTTGCAGCGTGAGGGCATGCAGATTGGCCGCCGCCACGTCGCGACGCTGATGAAGCGCATGGGGATCGAGGCGATCTATCGCCGTCCGAACACGAGCAAGCCCGCACCGGGCCACAAGATCTACCCGTACCTATTGCGCGGATTGAAGATCGAGCGGCCGAACCAGGTCTGGGCAATGGACATCAGCTACATTCCGATGCGACGTGGATTCGTCTACCTCGCGGCGGTCGTCGATGTGTTCAGCCGACGGGTGTTGGTCCATCGCGTATCGATCACGATGGAGACGATATTCTGCGTCGAAGCGCTCCAGGAGGCGTTGGCGAAGCACGGCAGGCCCGAGATCTTCAACACGGATCAGGGTAGCCAGTTCACCAGCCTCGACTTCACCGGCGTGCTGCTGGACGCGAACATCGCCATCAGCATGGACGGCAAGGGTGCCTGGCGCGACAACGTGTTCGTCGAGCGGCTGTGGCGCACTGTCAAATACGAGGAAGTCTATCTGCGTGCTTACGACAGCGTGCTCGAGGCGCGAGCATCGATTTCCAAATATCTGGCGTTCTACAACCGAGGACGTCCTCACTCGAGCCTTGACGAACGCACGCCCGACGAGGCTTACTTCGGCGCGCAAACGATGGTGACGGCCGCATGA
- the sctT gene encoding type III secretion system export apparatus subunit SctT has protein sequence MYDLSTAETQSLIQAAIELVVAAGLGAARPAGIMLVLPVFTRPQIGRLIRGCLAVAIELPYLTQVADGLKALDPDTRLLKITLLGLKEACVGLMIGALLSIPLWSLQAVGEIIDTQRGISSVVTPADPATRSQASATGLFIGITAITIFVVSGGLQTMISGLYGSYLIWPVYQFGPTLSMQRTMELWGVLDSIIRTTLLVSGPVVAFLLLVDISALLLERFAPQLNPKDLTLTIKNIGFAIIMVTYAVYLIEYMQSEITQSGRELERLERQLK, from the coding sequence ATGTATGATTTGTCAACCGCCGAGACTCAAAGTCTGATCCAGGCGGCCATTGAACTCGTCGTTGCTGCCGGCCTTGGTGCGGCCCGCCCCGCGGGCATTATGCTGGTGCTGCCCGTATTTACGCGTCCGCAGATCGGCCGGCTGATCCGCGGCTGCCTGGCTGTTGCGATCGAACTACCATACTTGACGCAAGTCGCCGATGGCCTGAAGGCGCTGGATCCGGACACACGTCTGCTCAAAATCACACTACTCGGTCTTAAGGAGGCGTGTGTCGGACTGATGATCGGTGCCCTGCTCAGCATTCCACTCTGGAGCCTTCAGGCCGTCGGCGAGATTATCGACACGCAACGAGGCATCAGCAGCGTGGTCACGCCCGCCGATCCCGCGACGCGCAGTCAGGCTTCGGCGACGGGACTGTTTATCGGTATCACCGCGATCACGATCTTCGTCGTATCAGGGGGGCTGCAAACCATGATCAGCGGGCTTTACGGCAGCTATCTGATCTGGCCGGTTTATCAGTTTGGACCCACGCTGAGCATGCAGAGGACAATGGAGTTGTGGGGTGTGCTCGACAGCATCATACGTACCACCCTCCTGGTCTCTGGGCCTGTGGTGGCTTTCCTGTTGCTGGTCGACATATCAGCGCTCTTGCTCGAGCGCTTTGCGCCGCAATTGAACCCGAAGGATCTGACTTTAACGATCAAAAATATCGGCTTTGCGATCATCATGGTCACTTACGCGGTATATCTCATCGAATACATGCAATCGGAAATCACGCAGTCGGGCCGCGAGCTGGAGAGGCTTGAAAGGCAACTGAAATGA
- a CDS encoding CpaD family pilus assembly lipoprotein, protein MTFRIVRPLIALTVSLGGCTSTAPIYPEPTAQSILVQPERNVLLLQSLRGTERQRLRYFIASTSRGRRDALHLDITGSPRLGAQIASEARAMGVDPYNIRFLGPSIDRRDGSAARIEAITYEAYPPVCPSMSIVGPSVNDNSFDPTLGCSIRNNLAGMVNDPHDLLDNQAVMPSDGNRAAIPVATYKSFATGNSSNLGTANNKVSSDPTSSGTQAAQPSR, encoded by the coding sequence ATGACATTTCGAATCGTGCGCCCCCTGATCGCTCTGACGGTAAGTCTAGGTGGCTGCACAAGCACCGCGCCGATCTACCCCGAGCCGACTGCGCAATCGATCCTGGTTCAACCGGAGAGGAACGTCTTGCTGTTACAGAGCCTTCGAGGGACTGAGCGGCAGCGCCTGCGGTATTTCATAGCCAGTACCAGTCGCGGTCGGCGTGACGCGCTCCATCTCGATATCACCGGCTCACCTCGGCTCGGAGCGCAGATAGCCAGTGAGGCCCGCGCAATGGGCGTCGACCCTTACAATATCCGCTTCTTGGGCCCATCCATCGACCGGCGCGATGGCTCTGCCGCGCGAATCGAGGCGATTACGTATGAGGCATACCCTCCGGTCTGTCCGTCGATGTCGATCGTCGGCCCTTCAGTGAACGACAATTCTTTCGACCCGACGCTTGGCTGCTCGATCCGCAATAATCTGGCCGGGATGGTCAACGATCCGCACGACTTGCTCGACAATCAGGCCGTTATGCCGAGTGATGGCAATCGTGCGGCCATTCCCGTTGCCACATATAAAAGCTTCGCGACAGGCAATAGCAGCAACTTGGGCACAGCTAACAACAAGGTATCATCAGATCCCACCTCAAGCGGAACCCAGGCCGCACAGCCGTCTCGGTAG
- a CDS encoding YopJ family acetyltransferase, with protein sequence MGGCISRLSGSHDTSQHDQYVQETEFAAHVRSLRPSQSRSIQRQSPGSSRPTDDVTTSSADEAPRIGEKLQLLSQTLQRARQAQLSSGLMEYGQQVASYLSANKQPDDQLLSLDIDNFHQLAASYNQRSSDLNLRHIDSPAQFLAALVHQSSDCAWRAVVRLKDGEMHHVSADVRMRAGAAPTIIVMEPANLYTFITFYLGLRQQTIQQLGTEPKWAFIDVGAQKSAADCVMFSMQFALAAYRHAQTFDQWHDNLYRHGTIADISGDRSAYMPSPDAMLEFAQINLFHGERFLPALFYKHSHSSGAIEDVAAHQPRIKEIDLSTSRRAPKTEPLSERLEAFAVRRDSRQYSASIETSRATKIRTALDGMLPDSPT encoded by the coding sequence ATGGGCGGCTGCATCTCTCGGCTGAGCGGAAGTCATGACACCTCTCAGCACGATCAATACGTTCAGGAGACCGAATTTGCCGCTCACGTCCGGTCCTTACGGCCAAGCCAGTCTCGATCCATTCAACGCCAGTCGCCAGGGTCATCTCGCCCCACCGACGACGTGACGACATCGAGCGCTGACGAGGCCCCACGCATTGGCGAGAAGCTCCAATTGCTCTCCCAAACGCTGCAGCGTGCGAGGCAAGCGCAACTTTCATCTGGACTGATGGAATACGGTCAGCAGGTCGCTTCCTATTTGTCTGCCAACAAACAGCCTGACGACCAACTCCTGTCGTTGGACATTGACAATTTTCATCAATTGGCGGCCAGCTATAACCAACGCTCCTCGGACCTTAACCTTAGGCACATAGATTCGCCCGCCCAGTTTCTCGCTGCGCTGGTCCACCAGTCCTCAGATTGCGCCTGGCGCGCTGTCGTGCGACTGAAGGACGGTGAAATGCACCACGTTTCCGCCGATGTTCGGATGCGCGCGGGTGCAGCTCCGACCATCATCGTGATGGAGCCTGCCAACCTTTATACGTTCATAACTTTCTATCTTGGACTGCGGCAGCAAACGATACAACAGCTTGGAACGGAGCCGAAGTGGGCCTTTATCGATGTCGGTGCCCAGAAGTCTGCTGCAGACTGCGTAATGTTTAGTATGCAGTTTGCGCTAGCAGCATACAGGCATGCGCAAACCTTCGACCAGTGGCATGACAACCTTTATCGGCATGGAACGATAGCGGACATTAGTGGCGATCGCAGCGCCTACATGCCTTCGCCCGACGCCATGCTGGAGTTTGCACAAATCAACCTGTTCCACGGGGAGAGGTTTCTTCCGGCATTGTTTTACAAGCACTCGCACTCCAGCGGAGCAATTGAAGACGTCGCAGCTCATCAACCCCGCATTAAAGAAATAGACTTGAGCACTAGCAGGCGAGCCCCAAAAACGGAGCCATTGAGCGAACGCCTCGAAGCTTTTGCCGTTAGACGGGACTCCCGCCAGTATAGCGCATCTATAGAGACGTCGAGAGCAACAAAAATCCGCACCGCGCTGGACGGGATGCTACCCGATAGCCCAACATAG